From the genome of Thiovibrio frasassiensis:
GCGCCGGGGTCGAACAGGCTGCCAAAAAAGCCGGCCACAAGGTTGTCGTTCCCTTCACGCCGGGACGCACGGATGCGTCGCAAAAGCAAACCGACGTGGAGTCTTTCGGTGTCCTTGAGCCGAAAGCGGACGGATTCCGCAACTATCTCAAAAGCAAATACGCCGTCTCGGCAGAAGAACTGCTGGTTGATCGGGCGCAACTGCTGACCCTGACCGCTCCCGAGATGACGGTTCTCGTCGGCGGGATGCGCGTTTTGAATGCCAATTTCGGACAATCAAAACACGGCGTCTTCACCAAGAGCCCGGAAACGCTCAGCAATGACTTCTTCGTGAATCTGCTCGACATGTCCACGACCTGGAAGGCAACCCCGGGAGAGGAAAACGTCTTCGAGGGGCGTGATCGGGTGAGCGGCAAACTCAAGTGGACCGGCAGCCGCGTGGACCTGATCTTCGGCGCCAACTCGCAGCTGCGCGCCCTGGCCGAAGTCTATGCCCAGAATGATGCGGCAAAGAAGTTCGTGCATGACTTCGTTGCGGCCTGGAACAAGGTGATGAACCTGGACCGCTTCGATCTCGGGTAACCGCACAAACAAGACAAGCTCCGGTTCAGCTCCCGGCATACCACTGCCGCTGAACCGGAGCGATCTCAGCAAGGTCTGTCAAGCGTCAAAATGATATCCTGGCACGGATCCGGGGGCACCTCTTTCGTATGTGTCCCCGGAATTCGTCTCAAGCATTGCCGACCGAATTGCTCCCCTCCGCATCCGCCACCAAGGCGATAATGGTCCAGCCCGGCTGCGGATGCAACACCTGCTCCACGGTAAACACCTCGATCTTCCCCTTGGGACTCACCGCAAAAAGCGGAATCGCGCCCTGCCCGTATTGCTGCTGATAGGCCGCAAAATCAAAGGTCTGACTGAGGGTGGTGGAGTGTATCTTCCAGCCGTCATGATTCAGCGCCTTGGCCAGGCTGGAAAAGGTAACCTCCGGGCCGAAAAGAACCCGCCAATGCCGCCGGGAGGCCGTCTGGCGCTCCTTGCTCATCTCCAGATCCGACGCCGCCTGGATCGCATAAACAGCCTTGGCACCCAACTCCATCCGGTAATGCATGCAGGAAAGGGCATTGAGCGAACCGCGCGGGGAAAGGGCCAGGAGGGTGCCGATCCCGACCAGATCGAGATTACGATCCGCGTGCTCGGAAACCGGCTCCCCGTAATAGGTTTCCAACCCCTCCAGCCTAGCACCGCTGATCTTCTCCCAGTCGCTGTCAACAAGCAAGACCCGAAAACCCGCCTGCTGCAAACCCTTGCCAATGGCTCTCGCCACCAGATTCGCGCCGATGAGCAAAAATCCCCGGGGGTCCGGCTCCGCCACCCCAAGCCGCTTGGCGATGAATCGGGCGGTACCGCTCTGCAGCACTACGGTGCCGATGATCACCGAAAAGGTCAGGGGCACCAGCAACTCAGCCCCGTGGTACCCCGCCGCTTCTAGTTTGATGGCAAAAAGGGCCGAGATGGCGGCGGCCACGATCCCGCGCGGCGCAATCCAGGCCAAAAGATGCCGCTCCGGCCAGCTCAGCTTCGAGCCGAGGGCCGAGACCATCACACTCAAGGGGCGGGAAAGGAACTGGATGGAGAGGAAGATGAACGCCACCTGCCAGCCGAGATGAAAAAACCGCTGAAAATCAAGACGCGCAGCCAGGACGATAAACAAGACGGTGATGAGGAGAACGCTCAAGCTCTCCTTGAAATCCAGGATCTCCTCCAGGGAGACATCCCGCATGTTGGCCAGCCAGATCCCCATGACCGTCACGGTGAGCAGACCGGATTCCTCCTGAACGGTGTTGGACAAGGCAAAGACGAAGATGACCAGCCCCAGGGTGGCCACGTTGTGGAGAAACTCCGGCAGCCAATGACGCCTTAAGATATTGCCGTAGAGATAGCCGCTCAGAGAGCCGAGACAAAGGCCGATGCCGATGAGTTTGGCAAAGGCGAGCAGGGTATGGCCCAGGGCGTTGCCGCTGCTGCCGGCGAGGATGAACTCATAGACCAAAACAGCCAGGGTCGCGCCGATGGGATCGATGACAATCCCTTCCCAGCGGAGAATATTGGCCACTGCCGCGCTGGGCCTCACCGTGCGCAGCATGGGCACGATCACGGTGGGGCCGGTCACCGAGGTGATCGCGCCAAAAAGCAGGGCCAATGGCCAGGGAAAATCAAAGACCAACCGGGTGGCGGCAGCGGTGATCAGCCAGGTGACCAAGACCCCGAAGGTGATCATCCGGCGGACCACCTGCCCCAGCCCGGCAAGCTGGTGGAAGCGCAGGGTGAGGCTGCCCTCGAAAAGGATCACCGCCACGGAAAGGGAGATAAAGGGAAAAAGCAGGTCGCCGAACAGGGCGTCGGAGTTGAGCCAGCCGGTAAACGGCCCGGCAATGATCCCGGCAAAGAGCAGAAAAAGAATGGCGGGCAGCTTTACCCGCCAGGCGAGCCACTGACAGAGCATACCGGCAAAAACAATAGCAGCGAGGATGAAAGCCTTATCAATCAGCACGATTCGTCACTTTTCTCTTTTGTCTTGAGGCGAAAAACCGGGGCGCAACAGAATAGATACAGTTTACATGTTTCTTGGGAGCTGTCGAAGCATTCCTGCTACCCTGGCGAAGAAAATGGCGCCTCTTTCCTCCTGCTGCCGATTGACAAACCCCTGAATTTTAAGTACCTAACAAAGCAGAGCACTTCACAAGCCAAACGAGGGGAGAATCGTTATGGCAATCACGGTCATATCCTTTTCAAATTTCCGGAAACACTGCGTTCCAAACGCGAATCTCTCCGTTCGGACTTCAGCTCCAGCTTCCAGATGGGCATCGCCTCTCTCGGCGCCACAACAGAAAAGGCGACAAAATAACGCGTTGCCAGCTGTTACCGGGGAAAATATTTTTCTAACTCCATACGAGGAGAGAAGATCATGAAGATGACACCTTTCGTTCTCTTACTGGTGATGCTACTCGGGCTGCTTGCCGCCTGCACCTCAAGCCAGGCCCCGGAAGAGGCAAAGACCGAAAAAATCACCGTCCCGGCCGCTGGCAATGACACACCGCAACCGCCACCCGTACCCGCCGAGAGCGAAACCACTCCCCCGCCGCCGAGGTTTAAGCCCCACGAAGAATACGCCATGAAGGTGCCGGCCGAAACGGTGATGCCTCCCCCCGCCTCTGCCCCGAAGAGCGCAACCTCCACGGCCGGGATGACCGTTGGAGGCGACGCCACCACCGCGGAGCAACCGGTTCCTCCTGAGACCCCGCCGGCCGCGAAGAATGGCGGCGCCGAATCCGGTTGGAGCGAGCGCTGCAAGGACTACCTGGCCAGTTTCAAGGATGCCGCCTATACCTTCAACACCCCCTCGCCCATCAAGGTTGCCAAACCGTATCCCGTCTATCTCTGGGTGGACACCACCGCAAGCCACCAGGCGCTGGCGCAAGAGCTGGCGCAACAGTTGAACACCTTGTTGCCAGCCGATGCCAACCGGATCGCCTCCGGCACCATCCAGGTCAGCCCGGTCATGAAAGCGACCCTGAAAGGGGAAAAATTCACCATCACCCCCATCTCGCCGGAGCAGCAAATCATCCATCTGGCCGGCCGCACCACCTGGAGCTGGGAGATCACCCCGACCTGGCCCGGCACCCATATCCTGCACCTCCAACTGCTCGCCATTCCCCCTGAAGGCATCGCTGCCGACCCCTATACCATCCCGGAACCCCTTGATCGGAGCATCGAGGTGAAGGTGACGCTCTGGTGGCTCATTGATTCTTTCTTCGACAAATACTGGAAGTGGCTGCTTGGCGGCCTCGGCACTCTTCTGCTTACAGTGCTCGGCTGGTGGTGGAATAAGCGCACTGGCGAAAAAAGCTAAAACCACCCAGGAAGATTTGAGGAAACCGCCCCCCCGTTCCCCGGTGGCTTTGGCGATCCTCTTTCTCCTGCTGACCGCCCCCCTGGCCAAGGCCTCGCTGATTGCCTATTTCGGCCGTTAAAAAAACGGCCCACCAAAGAGGGATCGTGATCTCCGCCTTGACAGACCATGTTTTTTCAGGCTAGCTAACGGGTGAAGATCACCCCACACGGGAACCCCGGGGGGTTTGTTCCCTCTGCTCCTCGCTTGTGCCGCCTCAGACCAAAGGATCCGACTATGCCTCTGCGCCCGCTCCTCCTCTTGCTTGCCTTCCTTGTCGCTTTCCCCACCACCCTTCTGGCCAGGGAGGTGCATCTCAAAAAAGGGGAGGTGTTCCGCGACCGGGACCTTACCGTGATCTGCGAAGGACGCGGGGCCGCTTCTCTCAGTCAACCCCTGGCGGTGCGGGAGTGTCAGTACTGGGACGATTTCAGCAAAAAATGCCTCTTTGAAAAAACCACCTACAGCTATAACGATCTGGAATGCACGGAAGAATGCCAGCATTGGGATGGGTTCAATAACACCTGCGACTACCAGAGCAAATGCACCTTTTATCCCCAGCAGGAGGCCTTTGTCCTGCGGACCTGCGCCGAGTTCGATGACTACAGCCGCAAATGTATCAAATTCAAGGAAGCAAAAATCGGCCCGGGCAGATAATTTCCCGCAAAAGACCAGACAAACGACTCTTCCCGCCCGAGCCTGTTTCTTGTAGTATCTCGCGATGGCGCAGGCGGACAATCACCTGCAACGGTAATCACCTTGAGCTTGAGGCCACCATGATCCCTTGGGAGTTGCTGGAGAGCGCCCCGGTTCCGGGAGGCAGCGAAACGCTGCACCTCTACCGGCGGGGCACGGAGTTTGCCATCCGGGTGGATGGCAACGAGCTGATGAACAGCCGGGCCCACGGCTCGGAGGAGGCCCTGGCCGAGCTGGCCTGCGCCCGGTTGCACACCCGCCCCGCGCCCTTCGTCCTGATCGGCGGCCTGGGCATGGGCTATACCGTGGCGGCGGCGCTCAAACACCTGAGCAGCCAGGCCCGGGTGGTGGTGGCCGAGCTGGTTCCGGCAGTGATTGCTTGGAACCGGGGGCCGCTTGCCGGTCTGGCCGGACATCCCCTGAAGGATATCCGCGTCTCGGTGCGGGAGATTGATGTCGCCCGGATTTTACAAACGGAACAACAGGCCTACGACGCCATCCTCCTCGATGTGGACAACGGTCCCGATGGGTTGACCCGCCCCGGCAACGACTGGCTCTACACCCGGGCCGGATTGACCGCCGCCCATGGTGCCCTGAAACCCTCAGGTGTTTTGGCTGTCTGGTCCGCCAGCCCCGAACCCGCCTTTTCCCGATTGCTGCGCCAGACCGGATTTACGGTGGAGGAAATCACCGCCCGCGCACGGGGAAGCAAAGGCGGCAGTCGGCACATGATCTGGCTTGCCGAACGTGGGAGATAAGCGAATTGATGCGCATCAGCAATAAAGAATCCCGGCATTCATGAACGATCTTCATCAAAAACCTGTCTCTCCGCCACCGACATTGCCCCGGTTGTTCGCCGTCTTTTTACGCCTGGGAGCAACCGCCTTCGGCGGCCCGGCCATGATCGCCTATATCCGTGAGCTGGCTGTCGAGCGGGAACACTGGCTGCATAAACAAACCTTCCAGGAAGGCGTGGCCCTTTGCCAGACGATTCCCGGCGCCACCGCCATGCAGGTCGCGGCCTACGTCGGCCTGCGGGTCCGGGGCGTGCGGGGGGCCATCACCGGCTACCTCGGCTTCGGATTGCCTGCTTTTTTCCTCATGACAGCGCTTTCGGCCTTCTACAGCCGCACCCATTCGCTTCCCGCCGTAATTGCCGCTTTCAGCGGCCTACAGGCCATCATTGTCGCCATCGTGGCCAATGCCGCCATCTCCTTTGGCAAAACCGCTCTTTCCGGCTGGAAAACCTGGAGCATCGCCCTCGCTGCCGCAGGGCTGTTTTGGCTTGCTGCCCATCCGGCTTTGATCCTGTTCCTTGCCGCTCTTTTGGGCATGACCTTGAACTCCGGGCAGCCAACCGCGCCGCAGACAGAACCCCGGACACCCCTACCCTCCACCGCCCGTGCGCTTCTTTTCCTGCTGGCAGCCACTACCGCAGGTTTTGCCCTGCTTGCTTTCTTTCGCCACGATCTCGCGCAACTGGCCCTGCTCATGGCCAGGGTCGACCTCATGGCTTTTGGCGGCGGCTTTGCCTCGGTGCCCCTCCTGTTCCATGAAATCGTCGTGACCCGCGCCTGGCTGAATGCCCCGACCTTTCTGGACGGCATCGCCCTGGGCCAACTCACCCCCGGCCCCATCGTGATCACGGCAACCTTTGTCGGTTACCTGCGCCATGGCCTTTTCGGCGCGCTGATCGCCACGGTGGCCATGTTCCTCCCCTCCCTGTTGCTGCTGATCGGCACCGCGCCCTACTTTGCCCGGATGCGCACCTCCCGCTGGTTCAACCATGCCGTTGACGGCGTTCTCTGCTCCTTTGTCGGCCTGCTCTGCACCGTTACCATCCGCCTTGCCCTGCACGTCCACTGGGACTGGCCTCACCGGCTTCTCGCCGCTGCGGCCTTCGGAGCCCTGCTCATGAAAATCGATCTGCTCTGGGTGGTTTTTGCAGGCGCCATGTTGGCCATGCTCCTTTTTTAGAGATATCGATCCGCTCGTGGCTGGACAAATGCTCCGCCGAGAGGTATAGGGAAAAAACATCCTCACCCCGAGGACAGGCGCCTGCCGCCAAAGCTTGCATCATCTCGCGCGAGGGCTAACATGACACGCCTGATCTGTTACTGTTTTGGTTACACCGAAGAGGACCTGCGCCAGGATATCCTGAAACACGGCCGGTCACTGATTCTGGAACGCATTGCCTCGGAAAAGAAAGACGGCCAGTGCCGCTGCGCGGAGACAAACCCAGCCGGGCGCTGATGCCTGGCCGAGGTCCGCCAGGTGGTGGACGCAGCCCTGAAGGAACGTGGCTCCGAGGAGCAATGCTGATGTATTTCCCCATTGCCAATATCGAGGTCAACCCGCTAGTGCCGCCGCTGGTCGCCTTCGGGATCTCCCTGTTCACCTCCATGGGCGGGGTGAGCGGCGCCTTCCTGCTCCTGCCCTTCCAGGTCAGCGTTTTGGGCTTCACCAGCCCGGCGGTGAGCTCGACCAACCAGTTGTTCAACATCGTCGCCATTCCCAGCGGCGTCTACCGCTACCTCAAAGAGGGGCGGATGCTCTGGCCCCTGACCTGGGTGGTGATCATCGGCACCCTGCCCGGGGTGCTGGTCGGGGCCATCCTCCGGATCAAATACCTGCCCGACCCGAAAAACTTCAAGCTCTTTGCCGGCGCGGTCCTCCTCTACATGGGCGGCCGGCTGCTGCAGGACCTGCTGGGGAAAAAAAGAAACCCGGATGCGCCCACGGTGGAGGAGCGGTTCCACCAGGAACGCAAAAACAGCGCCCAAACAACAGGAAGCGCGACAGACTTGCCGGCAAACCGGGTCACGGTCCGCCAATGGACCCCCACCCGGATCGTCTTCGAGTTTTACGGGGAAACCTTCACCGTCAACGGAGTGGGCCTCATGGCCTTGAGCCTGGTGGTCGGCATGGTGGGAGGGGTGTACGGCATCGGGGGCGGCGCGATCATTGCCCCGTTTTTGGTCAGCTTCTTCGGACTGCCCATCTATACCGTGGCCGGCGCCTCGCTGATGGGCACCTTTGTCACCTCGGTGGCTGGGGTCCTCTTTTACCAGCTCCTTGCCCCCCACTACCCGGGCATGGTCATCGCTCCGGACTGGCTGCTGGGACTGCTTTTCGGGGTGGGAGGATTTGCGGGCATGTACTGCGGGGCACGGCTGCAACGGTTCGTGCCGGCAAAATTCATCAAATGGATACTGGTCGTCTGCCTGCTCAGTACGGCAGGAAAGTATATCTGGGGATTCCTCTTTTAAACGGAAAGGGTCAGGCTGTTTTGCCGGCCTGCAATATCCCCCACCCCTCCAACGGAACCTGCTTCCAGCTCCGCCAGCAACCGCAGACCGGCGATCCCATGCCAGGAGGCGTCAAGAAAAGGGGCCGCCCGCGGGCTCCGGCCAAAGCCGCCTCTTCCGGTCTGACAGCTGACGATAAAGGCCCTGAGGTTGGCCGGATCATCGGGTCTTGCGCCCAAAAGGCTCAAAGCCGCAAGCCCGGCATGGCAATTCTCAAGAAAAGAAGTAGTGCCCGGGAAAAAGCCGAAGCCGCCGTCACCGTTCTGCGTGCGCTTAAGCCAGCCGGAGAGCTCACCCGCCCCCCCAATCGACTGACCATCCATCTTTTTTAAAAAGAGAAACCGGGCCACATCCTGCACCGCGCAGGGCGCAGGCAAGAACAACGACCGTTGCAAGCCGGGAAGGTCCAGCTCCTCTGCCAGGATCTCCCTGGCGATGCGGCGCACATAATAGCGGGTGGCCAGCGAGGTGTCAGAGCTCAGGCAGGCGGCAAGATGGGCGCGGACCCGCGCTCCATCGATGGCAACGCCGCAGATATGGCAGGTGGTGAGAAGACGGAAGGTGGTGTCGATTCCCAGCCAGGGCACCGCCAGCATCCGGGCAAGATAGTCGGCCAGGGCAGGTTCCGCTTGGGGGGTGGGCACCGCATCCCCCAGCACCATGGTCAGGGCGACCGCCTGAAAGGTGTCCTGGATGGTGGCGGGCAGCCTCGGCGTCGCGCCATAGCCGCCACTCTCCTTGCGCCGCTTGGCCACGAAATCCCTGAGGGCACCATGATCAACCTGACGAGCCATTGCCTCCCTCCGTTGCGGCTAAGCCAAAGAACTTACGCGGTTTCCTTGTTCCGGTAGGCGATCACCCGGATCTTTTCCAGGGTAACCATGCCCTTATCGAGCATCTTGTCGAGCTCCGGGAGAAAGGCGGCGATGCGCTCCGGTTTGTCAACGATCTCGACAATCAGGGGCAGATCCTCGGAGAGGCGCAGGATCTTGGCGGTGTGGATACGGCTGTTCTTGCCGAAGCCCATGATCCCCCGGGTGACCGTGGCCCCGGCCAGGCCGCGCTTGCGCGCCTCCTCGACAATGATTTCATAGAGCGGCCGCTGACCGAGCTTGGTGGTTTCGCCGATGAAGATGCGGAGCAGTTCCGCTTCCGAGGGGAGTTCCATGACCATGTCTCCTTCTTGCTAGTTAACAAACAGCCTCAAAAACCAGAGTAATACGTTTTCATCCTCTGTTCATTTCTTTGCTTGCCCAAAGAAACGAACCAAAGAAAAGGCACCCGTGTCTCTTGTCCCGCCTGCGGCGGGATGCCCTGTGCTCCTCGATGCTGCCGGGGCTTTGCAAACTCGCTTCGC
Proteins encoded in this window:
- a CDS encoding cation:proton antiporter yields the protein MLCQWLAWRVKLPAILFLLFAGIIAGPFTGWLNSDALFGDLLFPFISLSVAVILFEGSLTLRFHQLAGLGQVVRRMITFGVLVTWLITAAATRLVFDFPWPLALLFGAITSVTGPTVIVPMLRTVRPSAAVANILRWEGIVIDPIGATLAVLVYEFILAGSSGNALGHTLLAFAKLIGIGLCLGSLSGYLYGNILRRHWLPEFLHNVATLGLVIFVFALSNTVQEESGLLTVTVMGIWLANMRDVSLEEILDFKESLSVLLITVLFIVLAARLDFQRFFHLGWQVAFIFLSIQFLSRPLSVMVSALGSKLSWPERHLLAWIAPRGIVAAAISALFAIKLEAAGYHGAELLVPLTFSVIIGTVVLQSGTARFIAKRLGVAEPDPRGFLLIGANLVARAIGKGLQQAGFRVLLVDSDWEKISGARLEGLETYYGEPVSEHADRNLDLVGIGTLLALSPRGSLNALSCMHYRMELGAKAVYAIQAASDLEMSKERQTASRRHWRVLFGPEVTFSSLAKALNHDGWKIHSTTLSQTFDFAAYQQQYGQGAIPLFAVSPKGKIEVFTVEQVLHPQPGWTIIALVADAEGSNSVGNA
- a CDS encoding sulfite exporter TauE/SafE family protein — its product is MYFPIANIEVNPLVPPLVAFGISLFTSMGGVSGAFLLLPFQVSVLGFTSPAVSSTNQLFNIVAIPSGVYRYLKEGRMLWPLTWVVIIGTLPGVLVGAILRIKYLPDPKNFKLFAGAVLLYMGGRLLQDLLGKKRNPDAPTVEERFHQERKNSAQTTGSATDLPANRVTVRQWTPTRIVFEFYGETFTVNGVGLMALSLVVGMVGGVYGIGGGAIIAPFLVSFFGLPIYTVAGASLMGTFVTSVAGVLFYQLLAPHYPGMVIAPDWLLGLLFGVGGFAGMYCGARLQRFVPAKFIKWILVVCLLSTAGKYIWGFLF
- a CDS encoding DUF190 domain-containing protein; translated protein: MELPSEAELLRIFIGETTKLGQRPLYEIIVEEARKRGLAGATVTRGIMGFGKNSRIHTAKILRLSEDLPLIVEIVDKPERIAAFLPELDKMLDKGMVTLEKIRVIAYRNKETA
- a CDS encoding spermidine synthase, giving the protein MIPWELLESAPVPGGSETLHLYRRGTEFAIRVDGNELMNSRAHGSEEALAELACARLHTRPAPFVLIGGLGMGYTVAAALKHLSSQARVVVAELVPAVIAWNRGPLAGLAGHPLKDIRVSVREIDVARILQTEQQAYDAILLDVDNGPDGLTRPGNDWLYTRAGLTAAHGALKPSGVLAVWSASPEPAFSRLLRQTGFTVEEITARARGSKGGSRHMIWLAERGR
- the chrA gene encoding chromate efflux transporter, whose translation is MNDLHQKPVSPPPTLPRLFAVFLRLGATAFGGPAMIAYIRELAVEREHWLHKQTFQEGVALCQTIPGATAMQVAAYVGLRVRGVRGAITGYLGFGLPAFFLMTALSAFYSRTHSLPAVIAAFSGLQAIIVAIVANAAISFGKTALSGWKTWSIALAAAGLFWLAAHPALILFLAALLGMTLNSGQPTAPQTEPRTPLPSTARALLFLLAATTAGFALLAFFRHDLAQLALLMARVDLMAFGGGFASVPLLFHEIVVTRAWLNAPTFLDGIALGQLTPGPIVITATFVGYLRHGLFGALIATVAMFLPSLLLLIGTAPYFARMRTSRWFNHAVDGVLCSFVGLLCTVTIRLALHVHWDWPHRLLAAAAFGALLMKIDLLWVVFAGAMLAMLLF
- a CDS encoding prenyltransferase/squalene oxidase repeat-containing protein; protein product: MARQVDHGALRDFVAKRRKESGGYGATPRLPATIQDTFQAVALTMVLGDAVPTPQAEPALADYLARMLAVPWLGIDTTFRLLTTCHICGVAIDGARVRAHLAACLSSDTSLATRYYVRRIAREILAEELDLPGLQRSLFLPAPCAVQDVARFLFLKKMDGQSIGGAGELSGWLKRTQNGDGGFGFFPGTTSFLENCHAGLAALSLLGARPDDPANLRAFIVSCQTGRGGFGRSPRAAPFLDASWHGIAGLRLLAELEAGSVGGVGDIAGRQNSLTLSV